The following is a genomic window from Candidatus Rokuibacteriota bacterium.
GCGGAGGCGGAGCCGGAAGTAACAGCGCCCGGGTTCCATCGACCGGCCGAGAAGGCGCCCGCTGGCGGGGCGCCTTCTTCTTGTCCACCTTCTGCCTCGCGGGCCAGCTACGCTCGGGGTGGACAGTCCCGCGCCCGGGACAGAGCAGGGCTCCGCGATGATCTTCCGCCAGCTCGTCACGCCCGACACGGGCTGCGCCAGCTACGTCCTCGGCTGTCCGCGCGCGGCCGCCTGCGCCGTCGTGGATCCGCAGGAGGACATCGCCCCGCACCCTGAGATGGCCGCCCGCGAGCCCCTCCGCATCACCCATGTGATCGAGACCCACGTCCAGGCCGACCACCGCTCGGGAGCGCGGCGGCTCGCCTCGGTGACGCGGGCGCCCGTCTTCCCCGCGGCTGCGGCCGTTGCCGCCATTGTCGCACCGGCTGGTCCCAGCTCTGTCCCCACGGCATCGTCGTCTATGGCGTCACCGGGCATGGCGGCCACGCGCGGTACATGAAGGTGCCAGCGCGCACCCTCGTGCCCCTCCCCGACGGGCTCAGCTTCGAGGAGGGGGCGACCGTCTCCTGCGGCACGGGCACGGCGTATGACGCCCTGAAGCGCCTCGCCGTCTCGGGGCGCGACACCCTGGCCGTCTTCGGCCAGGGGCCCGTGGGCTCAGCGCCACGCTCCTCGGCTCGGCCATGGGGGCGCGGGTCATCGCCGTGGACCCGGTGCCCGAGCGCCAGAGCCTCGCCGAGGCGCTGGGCGCCGCGGCGGTGATCGACCGGCGAGCAACGGACCCGGTGGCGGCCCTCGCCGACCTCACCGAGGGCGAGGGCGTGGACTGCGCCATCGAGTGCGCCGGGAGCCCCGAGGCGCGCGTCCAGACCGTGCGGAGCGTGCGCACCTGGGGGCA
Proteins encoded in this region:
- a CDS encoding MBL fold metallo-hydrolase, which codes for MIFRQLVTPDTGCASYVLGCPRAAACAVVDPQEDIAPHPEMAAREPLRITHVIETHVQADHRSGARRLASVTRAPVFPAAAAVAAIVAPAGPSSVPTASSSMASPGMAATRGT